In one Lolium rigidum isolate FL_2022 chromosome 3, APGP_CSIRO_Lrig_0.1, whole genome shotgun sequence genomic region, the following are encoded:
- the LOC124700365 gene encoding SCARECROW-LIKE protein 7-like, whose protein sequence is MAYMCADSGNLMAIAQQVIQQQQQQHQHQQQQRHHHLLPPPMPSAQPPPPHAQIPGSLPYAAASAAWPHAEHFFSDVFGASAADAVFSDLAASADFDSDGWMESLIGEAPVFQDSDLDRLIFTTPPPPVPPPAEAIAPSAAAQAENARASLPPVATATQAACSSPSASDDSCSAPILQSLLACSRAAAANSALAAAELAKVRAAASHSGDPAERVAFYFSDALARRLGPAPPATSSDPRLASDELTLCYKTLNDACPYSKFAHLTANQAILEATGAATKIHIVDFGVVQGIQWAALLQALATRPEGKPSRVRISGVPSPYLGPHPAASLAATSVRLRDFAQLLGVDFEFVPLLRAPAHELDGSDFSVEPDEVVAVNFMLQLYHLLGDSDEPVRRVLRLAKSLSPAVVTLGEYEVSLNRAGFVDRFANALSYYRSVFESLDVAMARDSEERVTMERCMFGERIRRAVGPGEGTERTCRMAGSGEWQALMEWCGFEPVRLSNYAMSQADLLLWNYDSKYKYSLVELQPAFLSLAWEKRPLLTVSAWR, encoded by the coding sequence ATGGCGTACATGTGCGCCGACAGCGGCAACCTCATGGCCATCGCGCAGCAGGtgatccagcagcagcagcagcaacaccagcaccagcagcagcagcgccaccaccacctcctgccgccgccgatgccgtccgcccagccgccgcccccgcACGCCCAGATCCCGGGCTCGCTTCCctacgccgccgcctccgccgcctggcCCCACGCCGAGCACTTCTTCTCCGACGTCTTCGGCgcctccgccgccgacgccgtcttCTCCGACCTCGCCGCCTCCGCGGACTTCGACTCCGACGGCTGGATGGAGAGCCTCATAGGGGAGGCCCCCGTGTTCCAGGACTCGGACCTCGACCGCCTCATCTTCAccaccccgccgccgcccgtcCCGCCCCCAGCCGAGGCCATCGCCCCCTCCGCCGCGGCGCAGGCCGAGAATGCGCGGGCCTCTCTCCCCCCGGTCGCGACCGCCACGCAGGCAGCGTGTTCTTCTCCGAGCGCCTCGGACGACTCCTGCTCAGCCCCCATCCTCCAGTCCCTCCTCGCCTGCTCCCGCGCCGCGGCGGCCAACTCAGCCCTCGCCGCCGCGGAGCTCGCCAAGGTCCGCGCAGCCGCCAGCCACTCCGGGGACCCCGCGGAGCGCGTCGCCTTCTACTTCTCCGACGCGCTCGCCCGCCGCCTCGGCCCGGCGCCCCCTGCAACGTCATCCGACCCGCGGCTCGCCTCCGACGAGCTGACGCTCTGCTACAAGACGCTCAACGACGCCTGCCCCTACTCCAAGTTCGCGCACCTCACGGCCAACCAGGCCATCCTGGAGGCCACGGGCGCGGCGACCAAGATCCACATCGTTGACTTCGGCGTCGTGCAGGGCATCCAGTGGGCGGCGCTGCTGCAGGCGCTGGCCACGCGGCCCGAGGGGAAGCCGTCCCGGGTGCGCATCTCCGGCGTCCCCTCGCCGTACCTGGGCCCGCACCCCGCGGCGTCGCTCGCCGCCACCAGCGTCCGCCTCCGCGACTTCGCGCAGCTCCTCGGGGTGGACTTCGAGTTCGTGCCGCTGCTCCGGGCGCCGGCGCACGAGCTCGACGGGTCCGACTTCTCCGTCGAGCCAGACGAGGTCGTGGCCGTCAACTTCATGCTCCAGCTCTACCACCTCCTCGGCGACTCCGACGAGCCGGTAAGGCGCGTCCTCCGCCTCGCCAAGTCGCTCAGCCCGGCGGTGGTCACCCTCGGGGAGTACGAGGTCAGCCTGAACCGAGCTGGGTTCGTCGACCGATTcgccaatgcgctgagctactacCGGTCGGTGTTCGAGTCCTTGGATGTGGCCATGGCCAGGGACTCCGAGGAGAGGGTGACCATGGAGCGGTGCATGTTCGGGGAGCGCATCCGGAGGGCAGTCGGGCCAGGGGAGGGTACGGAGAGGACGTGCAGGATGGCCGGCAGCGGCGAGTGGCAGGCGCTGATGGAGTGGTGCGGCTTCGAGCCGGTCCGCCTCAGCAACTACGCCATGAGCCAGGCCGATCTCTTGCTCTGGAACTACGATTCCAAGTACAAGTACTCGCTCGTGGAGCTCCAGCCAGCGTTCTTGTCGCTGGCATGGGAGAAACGGCCTCTGCTCACCGTGTCTGCCTGGCGGTGA